The Paraburkholderia sp. ZP32-5 genome includes a window with the following:
- a CDS encoding HPr family phosphocarrier protein gives MLQQETTIVNKLGLHARASAKLTQLAGNYQAEIWMSRNGRRINAKSIMGVMMLAAGIGSTVLIETEGSDEKEAMDALLKLIADKFGEGQ, from the coding sequence ATGCTGCAACAGGAAACGACTATTGTGAACAAGCTGGGGCTGCACGCGCGCGCGTCGGCCAAGTTGACGCAACTCGCGGGCAACTATCAGGCGGAAATCTGGATGAGCCGCAATGGCCGCCGCATCAACGCGAAGAGCATCATGGGTGTGATGATGCTGGCCGCCGGCATCGGCAGTACCGTGCTGATCGAAACCGAAGGCTCCGACGAAAAGGAAGCAATGGACGCATTGCTGAAACTGATTGCCGATAAATTCGGTGAAGGCCAGTAA